Part of the Triticum urartu cultivar G1812 chromosome 2, Tu2.1, whole genome shotgun sequence genome, TGGAGCGCTGAGGCGTGGACGTGGGGAGACGGAGCCGAGTGGCGGCGGAGGCGGGATGGTGCGCCGCACGCGGAGACGTCGGAGGCAGGCGTCACGGTGCACGGCCCTGCCCCAGCGGGGAGGACCCTACGCCAGCTTGGTGGAGAATCAGGCGGGTCTGGATCCGTTCGGTGGGGATTAGGGCTAGAAAAGGAGTAGGGCAGAGGAGACCTAGGGTCGGGAAGGTGATGAAATGGAGAGGAGGAATCACCGGCGGTGAGAATGCCTATCAGCGGCGAGTAGGCCTCGAGATCAGTCTCAGCGCCATCCCGTGGAAGCGGCCGTACGGGGCTGAGATTTGGGGGCCAATCGGCAATACTGATCCCGGTGCTAGCGGCCGAACAAGAAAACGTCTGGATTTTGACTCCAATTCCATGATTCCGATGCCAAATGATGGTTACCAAACCAGGTGGAACTAGTAAAATTCGGTTGCGTGATCTATAACCGAATTTGTAACCAGATGCAGAACTAAGAAACCGCTGGCTTTGTTAATTGTCAGACGCCTGGAATGTTTTGAGGCGTCAGTCAATTCCGCGCAGCGCATGGCCAAAGACGGGAACACCATGAGGAGCAGCAGCGATGAGCGTTGGCTGGACTAGGACCTCTCGGGTGGAGGCGAGGAAGAAACTTAGGCCCCGTTCGGTGTCCATCCGCTTCACTGCTCCGCTCCAGGAGCGGACGGAGCTGCAGTGAAAAGTCTTGGAGCAGGCAAAACCATGCTCCGTAGATCCATGGATTTCAAGGAGCCGGCGCATTGCCGAACGGGGCCTTAATTGAGATAGCAGCGTGGTGGCAATAGGAGGTTGAAGACAAACGTGTCGACATATTTTGGGCCGTTGGATGAAGATCTAGTCCAGGGTAAAAGTGACTGgtgaaataaataaataaaataggTGCCTGATCTATAGGCGTTCCCATCTCTTGCAAGACAGACGGGCTGTAAAATACCCTCACTCCCTGGAATAAATATACTCCATCCTTCTGCAAATGTAACACGCTCTAGCTTTCATCAACACCTCAAAGGAAAAAAGCTTTGATCAACAAACAGTTTAAAAATATGTGAATGATGGGATACAAAAATGATACTGTCGAGGAGTAACTGAAATACGGCATGAATTTTGTGCTACCATATAAGTTAAATATTGTTGACTAACAGTCATTAAAGCAACTGTATCTCAGGAAACACAGACACCTTGCATATCCGGAACTACTACATCCCACAATAACAATATACTTGAAATGCCACATATTGGAATCTGCGGGACTCCAAATGTATGAGCAGATCAAAACAAGTTCCCGCAGATCAACCTTACAATCCTACAGATCCAGCTAAGTCAAGCAACAAAACACCACAAAAGGGGACACCACCTTGCTTTTCAGTCCCCAGGAGACCCGGGATCTCCACTCTACACGCACAGGAGTTGTCGAAGCCAACTGAAATTCAGCATGAAAGAGGGCTTCACTCCTCatcatcttcctcctcttcttcatcttcatcatcgtcgtcttcatcaaATCCCTACAGAAGTTGCAAAAGAATGATAAATACATGTACCAAGGAGATAAAGTGCAACGAAACTCGGCAATCAGCATCAGGCTTCATATTAAATTTATGTGCGTAGAACAAAAATAAGGCCCCAAGTGAACATCACAACTCAAACTCATTTCCGTCAGGCCTCATGAGAGCATAAAAACCTGACACAATGCCAGCTAGCAAATTTAAGGAAGTTGGGCAAAATGTTAGATGTGTAGTGCATTGCGTGCTAATGTCAACCTAAATTCCTTTTGCTGTTGGGATTAGAGCACCTGTGATGAACAGATGATGCACAGTGTCGTGGTATGAACAGGAAATACGTATTGAGAAGTCAAAAAAGCCATCAGGATAACTGAGGTGGTTATGCATTATTGCATGAGTATCAGGATATTGTACACCATTGCAAATGAACTACAAGAAGGTTATGCATTATTGCACAAGTGCACACACCCAACGAGTATCATATATACGGAAGTAATGGAAGTATGTAACTGCTGATAAAGAAAACAGGATTACCTCTTCATCCTCGTCATCTTCAAATTCATCTTCAGCCTCCTGCAATCAAAGATTCAAGGGACATGACACAAAGATCCACAATGAAAAAAAGGACCCAACAAAATAAACCACTTATATCACACTAGAAGCACTAACATTGTTAAAATACTTCAAAGGATTAGGCCACAATTCTTCCTTGATAACATCTGCCACCTGCAAGATTGGAATTTCTCAGAGAATAAATCAAGAGGAAGAATTAGAGTTCCAAATTTATGTCATTCTGTCTGCCAGACTTCAGAGCGACAAAACTTCCGATCAATTGAAACAATCCTGATTTAGCAGGATCTAAAAGCATAGGAGACACGTAATCCTATACCTCATCCATCACTCCATCAGAAAAACTTTTGTTCTTTGCATCATTGAACCAAGTGAAGAAACTgcaaaacaaaaaaaggaaaagaaaacagaaCATGAATCCCCTTCACAAATTTCATACTTGCATATTATAACTCAAATGGAATGATGACGTCTCTCTATGTTAGAAAGAATCATATAGTACAGATAAGGCATGAAGAAAAAATTAATAATTTGTAGCACAGAAGAAGATAAAAAAACACCAACCTCTCATCAATCAATAGTCGTTTCTCCCCATTCTCCGTGTATGCCTTTCCATTTGCAATATCCTTAATGTATTATTGGAAAACTTGTTAGATCTAATTTTACATACAGAAGCATTTTTGCTGAAGCGCTTATACGATTAACGAGGCACAGTACCATTCCATCCTTCCAATTGATGGTGGTGGCCTTCACAGTTATTTTCCCATCATCACTGAATGAACATGTTTTTGTAAGCTTTGTATCTTCAAAATATGGATTAGAAGAGAATGCCTGCCAGTTCAAGTTCAAAACATGTAAGCAAAGGGAAGGAAACCATAGCTTGTAGATGCAAAAGAAGCTTACAAGAGTAATGGAGTAGCCTGATTTAATATCTTGAAACTCATCCACATCGATAGACACCAAGTGTTTGAATATCTACAATGGAACAAAAGTGATCAAATAGTATGAGTATGGTTCCACATAATTACTCAGCAAATCTGATATAGTaatttagtactccctccgtcccataatataagaacgtttttgacactagactagtgtcaaaaacgttcttatattatgggacggagggagtattttatTACTTGTTGCCACATTTGATACAAATGCTAAAAGTTAAAGAGTGTAGATGCTAAACTTCCCACAAAACAATGTACCTTTTGATCATCTTCAGTCAGAAGTTCACCAAGCATAGGATGGCTTAGAAACTGCAGCGGAAATGCATGAATTAGTAAGGATGAGACTATACCAATCAGCAGTTTCAGGAAATAAACAGACGACATATAAATCAGCATAGAACATGTAACAAACCGCAGTCAACCAGAAGTCCGGAATTTCCTTGATAATTTCATTCCGTCGAGTATAAACTGGCCTGCGAACTTCATTGTACTTCTGTTCCACCTCCAAGACTTTATCACTGGCTTCCTCATTAACCTGCAGTAAATGAATCTATATAAGCTAACCAATCTTTGTAAGGTGGTAAGGCGAGGCGCTGTACCCCCGCCTCACCTTTTCAAGCACTTAAAGCGTAAGGCGACGCGACGCCTTAGACACATAAATATATAATATATGGCACTCTAAATCTGGTCAGAACCCATACTTCCAAGCTGGATCATTGCATGTAGATCTTCTCATAGGATCATTGGAGATCATAAGCATTACCAGCCACAGGATCCATCAGAGCAGGGAGAGCTGGCTACTGCGGCAGCACTGAGAGAAGGCCCAATCATCCAtcaaagaaaaagagagaagagccACATCACTAGAGCAACCAGATAAAGCATGTGGAAGGAGAGAAGCGGTGGTGGGGCTGCTGCCTTGTGGGTGGAGAAGCAGATTTGGGAGGAAACAGATGCGGAGGGGAAGGAGCAGCCAAGCACATCTAGCTACACTGCTGGGAGAAACAGAGCACTGGGAGGGGATGAAAGAAAGAGCAGAGGAGGGCAGGGGAGGGGAGAAGTGAGACAAGTACAGGAGCCACACATTGCTGTTGCGCCCGAGGACTGGAGGAGCTGAGCCAGAGAGGAGGAAGGGCACAGATCGAAGCCGTGGAGGAAGGAGACGCCGCCAAAGGTCGAGAGAGGAGAAGAGGAATCCCTCTCGCTTGGATTGGAGGTTCAatactctctccctccctcctcctcatACCTATTCACATGTGAGCCAGTCTTTCCCGTGAAAATTTCTGCGCGGGCTACTCTTTCCCGCCTGGGAGCAGCCCATGGGGTGCGCCTAGGTGGCCGATTCAGACGCCCTACTGTCCAAGGCGGACACCTTATGAAGCTGTCAAAGGCGAGCTCGACGCCCTGCCATCAGAGGGCGCCCTGACGCCTTATGGGCACCATAAAAACAATGAAGCTAACTGCCTAGTAATTTAACCGCATTCAAATATTCCAGCCAGATATAGCCTGTCCATTCACAATATGTTCTTGTCACTGTAGATATTCAGGCAATAATTCTGTTTCAGAGAGACAAGAGTACTAAGCAATTAAAAGACCGTTTAATTAGCAGATAAGGTGCCTTACTCTAATAAGGAATCAAATAAATCCTTTGGTGTTTCATCATTATCTCATACATAGAATGCATAACTGTGCTCTTTACACCGAGTCCAGTTACAGAACTAAGTTTCATTGACACAAAATTTAACATAATGGAAAGAGTATGGAGCCCATAGAAACAGGAGCTAAAGCTGGTTTGGTAATATAACAGAGTGAAGACGCGCCATATTTGGTGGTAATGGAGATTgacatgtcatgcatgttgtgaAGAAAGGCAAGATGCAGAGCAAGGCATGCGATCATTTTGTAATCCTAAAGGAAATTAACTTATTTTTGTCTGAAGAGTATAGGGGTTCTATATGTACATGGGGGTATTTAGCTGGCATTCTTGTGTTTACTTTCCACAACAACTTCAATCAAGTGAGGTATTCAAAACTTACTGTATTTTCAGACCACCAACTGTCAAAATGAATCTAAAATAGATCATTCCAGTTGTCACACACCCTGCTCTGGGAGTGCTCACAAACATTTAAGTGCACCCAAAGCTACTGTAAACGTCTACAATCCAGTGTGCATAAGCTCACGAACAAGTGATTTGAAGTATCGACAGAGAACACGGACACAGGCCACAATTCTGCAGCAGCACAAGCAGAGGTCTCCAAATATATCTACCACCACCTAAAAGTCTAAGAAGGTTCTACTAGCTCGACCCCTGGGCCTGGAGGGGAAGCACAGAATTCCAACCCAATCACCCAATACTCCTATCGAGGGCACACCCAGATCAGTCGGTCACCAAACGCTGCCTCGCGGCGAGACCAGCCCCCTCGCACATAAACAAATCGGGAGTTGAAATTCCCCTAAATTCCGCGCAGCCTTCGTCCAGACTGCTCCGAAAATGAAAAGAACGGCGCCAAAATCAAAGGCCGAGCAACCGGAGCGCGCCGCGACAGGTGTCAGCAGGCGAGAACGAAGCGACTCACCCTCTCGATCTcgtcctggatctcctggagctTCTCGATGGAGAGCAGTAGGGCGTCGTCGATGCTGTTGCCCTCCTCCGCCTCGATCCTCGGCCTCTTCCCCTTCTGCTCCGCCGTCGCCATCTCGATAAAACCCTCCGCGAGCTCTAGGGTTTTAGCCTTGGGTTTCCGGGGAAGGCTTGACTTGACTGGCTGCGCAACCACTGCTGTGGGGAGCGAGGAGAGTTCTAATTGGGCCTCATCTTATGGGGGCCGCGTGTTCGCGGTGCATTTTTTTACGCGAGCTGTCGGCTTTATTGTTCTAAGAAAAAAACGTTCAGTGGTATTTTGCCCTAAAAAAGGGCAGCTGGTGCCTCAAACAAAATGAAAGATTGGAGAATACAAACGTTTAAAATTCATGTTATGAAAAAAGAGTAAAATTCATTTTACACCTGAGCTTTGGACTACAGGATTGAAGTTCTCAAAAAATCTATAGAATGCATTTAGatactttttttttcttttggcgtTGAAAAGTAAAATACTCTTATCTTCGCATTATCCGCACCGTTGCCGTGAGATGCAAGTTCACAACCCTAGTCTCTCGGCCGAAGTTGTCATTTTTTATGTCCCCCCCCCTCCCACCCTCTTATTTTCATCTTTGGTGTCGGGGGCGAAGAGTTTGTGGATATGCAGGTTTAGAGATTTTCTAACATATTTGATTTACGTAGTGAAGGCAGGTTCACAAAAATCACGGCTCTATAGCCTCATGCTGCCAATGCTATGGCTAACATTGGCGACAACCAATATTGTGGTGTTTGGGTCCCAAAGATCGATTTCCCTCCATCTTGAGACGTGGGATTGTAGATTTCAGCTTCTAACATATTGGTTAACTTTCACTACTATATTTGCAGATGGTGCGGTATTTTATGGTTAACATTGTCGATAATGAAGACTTTCGGCTGTTTAGGACCCATAGATTGATTGCCACTAATATTGTTGTGTCATCCAACACTTTTGGCATGTCTTGACATCGTGGCCAAAAATGATGTCAAGTGTACTTTGGTCATTGGCTCTTGTGCACCTCGGTTTTTTTTTACAAACACGACAATGAATCATCAGTTGACAACTCCATTTACAAGAGGCATGTACCTAGCCACAACACTTATTATCGCTTATCTGTTGAGGTGGACAACTTGTGCGTCTTTTCAAAAGACTATTAGTCCAGTTTATGCCAGTTTGATCTTCTACCGTTTCGTCACTAGTCATGGTTCAATGCCAATATGCAAGATGTAAAGCTAGAGATGATGACATTGAAGAGTCTTGATGTGACTTTTAGTTTTATCATGAATCTTTGTGGCCCATTTTTGTTTTATCGTGTTAGTACCCCATCAATCCATTCAAAGGCATCACCTGCAAAGTCCTACATGTTTTTAGACAATGTAGAAATATACGGTACAATACACGATATCCATTGTATGTAAAAGCCATCATGGTGGTGTATATTACTACTTGGGCATTATCGAGACATTGTCCGCAATGACAGAAATTGAAAAAATTGGAGGGTCACCATCCCACACACAAATGAGATGACCCTCACCATGCTTACCTAAAAAACAGGGTGCTCTATTGGCCTCTAGGACAGTGATTAAAACTAACACGTGAAAAAAAATCAGTAAAGGAATTAGCATTCTTCATATAGTTGTCCATGGACCAAAAGAGCTCAACTCATAAAAGCATATCCAACAGATGACCAGAAATTTGGTCCCATGAAGATGGTTGTAGGTGAGGAGAGATAAGTTCTTTTGGCACAAGAAAAGTTCTTGCTTCTTCAGATGACCTGAAATTGGTGCCCTAGAAATATGCCCTTCTTCTCTACTCCGCAATTGCATACTATTGAAGTAAATCACAAGATGCCATTTAAAACTTTGCAAGATAACAACACAAATAACCAAGCACATATCAAATTCAAGTTCAAATACACATAATTCAAGCATCTTGCATCACAAACATAAAAAAAAGGTGCATAGAACATGAATGCATAGGGCTATCAAATATCATTGCCACAATTAACATCACTAGTGCTTGCATTCTCTCCATTGGCACCATTGCGACTCATGCATCCTATGTCACCCATGTATCCTCCCATGGCACCCATGCCTCCACCCATGAATCATCcaaatcctccaaaccctcccaTGGAGCCTCCCTTAGACCTCATCACTAACACTTGATCGCGGCAAAGCTCCAAGTATGGTCCCGCCTTCTCATTAAGAGAAATGGTGTCCATGAACATGATTCTTTGCTCATTTTTAATGCTTTTAATTATTTATTCAATGGACACCTTCCTAACCTGTTGTAGGGTAGAACGCTAGATGCCCGATCTTTCACGGAATGGAGGGGATCCtacgaagaacacgagggaaaacacgagaggaatcactcaaaccaacaagattcgattacacatgtgctagatcctcgaaacacaaagagatacacgatccacgatcaacaaagACGATATAAGGTAaagttcttctccgtgaggaggtcttgagggtcttcccgttaggggtcttgaatccgcttggggatcttctccatagaggTCATGAACTCCAATGGAGaagtaaccaagtggatgagcaaagatctatctctcaaatgagctaatcctttgctaaccctagaaagagggaggagtagtatatatagtctaagtggacgaaggggtacatgggcctcggcccaacacgcgttcaacacacatgcgTCGGACGTCCGATAGTCACCGGTCGTCCGAAGGCTCGTGAGGGTCCGGACGTCTGGTACCTGTCAAAAGTTCGACGTTTCGGCTCTGGTTAGGTTGTGCCGTCGTCTGGTCGGGGTCGACGTCCGAGACGTCGGTCGTTCGGAGGCTTCCATACTTTCGATGTTTTGGCTCGGTGATGGTGGTGTCGGTCGTCCGGGAGCTGGGAGGTGTCGGATGTCCGATCGGCGTCGGTCGTCCGGTCACTGGAGCGTGCGCAGGCTGGGACTTAGCAGGTTGGCTGATGCTCCAGGCGTCGGACGTCCAACAAGTCTCGGTCGTCCGGTGGTTGGAGATTTCCCCGTagctcttcttcttgttccttGTACTTGGTGTCCTCGCCGTCTTGTCCATTGGGTGTAGCTGATCCGTGGCCTTCCTCCAAatacctgatcacacatagggtCTTCGCTTGAGGCAgtaaccatgtctcatatgtagaaagtggtagttcagataagagcgagttcaccttatctttgaTAGCCTTTGCTCGAGCTCATGTCATTGGTCTAAGTGGTGTCGTGGGATatgtaggtaggtccatggggattaccttgggatgctccgcatcatctccccccctaggaaagatccgacctcggatcgaaagcttcatcaccatggtagggacAGACATCTTTGACATTAAAGACGTCGCTCATgttgtacttgtcgcgcgggaggtcaatcttgtaagcgttgttgttgtagcatgctagcaccttgaagggtccatcggATCGAGGTATAAGCTTGGATTAGTTTgttggggaagcggtccttgcgaaggtgtagccacacaagatttCCAATCTTGAATatcatgggttgcttgttgatgttgagcttggtcgcaagtcgttgtacttggcgctcgatggtgtgccttgcatcttcatgcatcttcttgagatagttcactcatgcacttgcgtccatattgatgtgctcttgtagtggtagagggagaatgtctaatggggacaacgggttgaagccgtagacgacctcgaagggagacttgccggtagtcgaatgtcttgcgcggttgtaggcgtactcggcgatgggtagacactcctcccactccttgatgttcctCTTGATCAACACGCATAGTAGAGTGGAGAGCATTCGGTtcgtcacctccgtttggccatcggtttgaggatggtatgccgaagagaacaaaagcttgattccgagcttggcgcataatgtcttccaaaagtagctcaAGAACTTGATGTCGCAGTCCGAGACAATAGTCTTTGGTACTCCGTGTAGGCGtaagatttccctacaaaaaagatttgcaacatgtgaagcatcgtctatcttgttgcatggaatgaaatgagccattttagagaatcggtccacaacaacaaacacgGAATATTTGCCGTTacgagttctaggcaaaccaagcacaaagtccatactaatatcttcccatgggtgatatggaataggaagtggcatataaaggccatgagattgagctttagacttagcttatTGACATGTAGAGCATCGTTTGGTGAAGCGTGAGACGTTgcggaacatcttgggccaaaagtagttcttcgatAGCGTAGCAAATGTTTTGTCacgtccaaagtgtcccattagtcctcctccatgggATTCTTACAAAagtaacaaacgaagagaagactcgggaatacatagtttgttagctctcataagataaccatctttgatgaaatagcgttcccaagatgtatgcgtaaaacatttggcataaggaatagcaaaagtaggatcatgcacatacaagtcttttatgtgctcaaaaccaatgacattcaattcaagttgGGTAACAAGCATGCATGTACGGGAAAGCGCATCcaccacaacattttccttacctttggtgtacttgatgacataagggaaagacttaatgaattcactccacttagcatgacgcttgttcaacttagtttgacccttaataTACTTAAGTGTTTCATGATCCGTGTGAAGAATGAACTCATGAAGACGGAGATAATGCCCTCAAACATGCAAGACTCTCACTAAAGCacatagctctttgtcatagatggggtagttaagttgcgctccggaaagtttctcactaaagtaagctatggggcgcttctcttgcattaacacacctcctatgccataaccgctagcatcgcaatgaatctcaaatgGTTTATCAAAGTTGGTTAATGCGAGCAAAGGAGCATgtgtaagcaaattcttaagctcattgaatgcggtatcttaagatggtccccaaacaaatgGTGCATTCTTCTTACTCAAAGCATGTAAAGGAGAAGCAATGGTGTTAAAGTCTTAAAGAATCTACGATAGAAACtggctaggccaaggaaacttcgcacctgttgcaaattggttggttgaggccaagttttaatagcattgatcttggattcatctacatgaacacccttagaagagacAACCAAACCCCAAAAAAaaagcttatcaacaccaaaaagtaATTTGTCCATATTATCATTAAGGCGCTCTTTCCTAAGGGTTTGCAACATGATTCTAAGATGGGAGACATgtgttgggaatcgttgcatggaaaaaaAATACTAcacacacgcaatgatctatccatggagatgcatagcaacgagtgggagagtgtgtccacgtacccttgtagactgtaagtggaagcgtttcacaacgtggttgatgtagtcaaactttcttcgcgatccaatcaatctaataccgaacgtacgacacctccgcgttctgcacacgtttagctcggtgacgtccctcgccttcttgatccagcaagacgtcgaggtagtagatgagttcctcAGCACAACGGTGATCGTGAAGTGatctctgcagggcttcgcctaagcactacgaaaatatgaccgggggtgtaaacggtggagggatCAGGCGCCACAAATAGCTAACAATTGATTTGATGTGCGCTAGGCGCCCCCTTCAGGCGCCCCcttcccacatatatataggtgggagggagggaggagcagccatAGGAGGTGCCCaggtaggaggaatcctacttggagtcccTCCCAAGGCATGCCCTCCCCCTGCCATATATAACcggggggaaggaaagagggggggaagagggaaggaagtgggaatcctaatccacactttcctttcacttaccccctttccttctcctcctaggCCGGGCCATatggggggcacaccagccccttgtggctggtgtgtttcccctcttggcccataaggcccatatcttttgctgggggtgcccgaaacccctttcggtgacccgataagtacccggtacccccccccccaaaaaacactttcggtgtccgaataccatcgtcatatatatcaatctttaactctcgaccatttagagactcctcgtcatgtccatgatctcatctgggactccaaacaacattcggtcaccaaatcacataactcatataatactatattgtcatcaaacgttaagcgtgcggaccctatgggttcgagaactatatagacatgaccgggacacctctctggtcaataaccaatagtggaacctggatgcccatattggctcctacatattctacgaagatctttatcggtcgaaccgttatgacaacatacgtaattccctttgtccatcggtatgttacttgcccgagattcgatcgtcgatatcttcatgcctagttgaatctcgttactggcaagtctctttactcgttccataatacatcaccttATGACTAACTCCtttagtcgtttgcttgcaagcttatgatgtgtattaccaagagggcccagagatacctctccgatacttggagtgacaaatcctaatctcgatctatgccaactcaacaaacaccttcaaaaatacctgtagagcatctttatgatcaccctaTTATGCcatgacatttgatagcacacacaGTATTCCTCCGATATa contains:
- the LOC125538676 gene encoding NAP1-related protein 1-like, yielding MATAEQKGKRPRIEAEEGNSIDDALLLSIEKLQEIQDEIERVNEEASDKVLEVEQKYNEVRRPVYTRRNEIIKEIPDFWLTAFLSHPMLGELLTEDDQKIFKHLVSIDVDEFQDIKSGYSITLAFSSNPYFEDTKLTKTCSFSDDGKITVKATTINWKDGMDIANGKAYTENGEKRLLIDESFFTWFNDAKNKSFSDGVMDEVADVIKEELWPNPLKYFNNEAEDEFEDDEDEEGFDEDDDDEDEEEEEDDEE